The Actinoplanes sp. N902-109 genomic interval CGTGTGCAGGCCACGCCCGGCGCCGTGGCACTGCGGACGAGCCACGACGAGGTCACCTACGAGCAGCTGTGGCAGCGGGCCGGACAGCTGAGCCGCCAGCTCGGCGATCTCGGCGTGGCCACCGGGGACATCGTCGCGCTGCGACTGCCCCCCGGCCCGGAGGTGATCACGGCGATGCTGGGGGTGTGGCTGGCCGGCGCCGCCTTCCTGCCGATGGACACCGCCGCCCCGGCCGGTTACCACGACCAGCTGCTGCACGACTCCGGCGCGGTCGCCGTCATCGGCACCGACGGGCCGGTCCCGCTGCGGACCGGCACCGATGCCGTCGCGGCGGCGTACGTCATCTACACCTCCGGATCCACCGGCCGTCCCAAGGGTGTCCTGGTCGGACATCGGGCCCTGGCCGGGCACAGCATCGCGCTCGCGCAGCTGCTCGGGCTGCGGCCGGAGGACACCGTGCTGCAGTTCGCCAGCCTCGGCTTCGACGTCGCCCAGGAGGAGATCTGGCCGACGCTGAGCGCCGGGGCGACCGTGGCGCTGCGCCCGGTGAGCAGTGCCGACCCGGCCGAGCTGGCGGGTCACGTCCAGGCGCTCGGCGTGACGATCCTGCAACTGCCCACCGCCTACTGGCGCGTGCTCAGTGCGCAGGGCAAAGGCACCACCGACCCGTCGTACGACCGGGTGCGCACGGTGATGATCGGCGGTGAGAGCGCCACCGCCCAGGACGTACGGATGCACCGCGCCGGACCACTGCGGCACTGCACCCTGGTCAACGGCTACGGCCCGACGGAGACCGTCATCACCGCGACCGCCCTGGTGCTGCCGCCGCGCGACGCGATCCCGGACAGCACCGGACTGCCCATCGGGCGGCCTGTGGGGGAGCGGCTGCTGCACGTGCTCGACCCCGACGGCCGGCCCGTCGCCGACGGCACGGCCGGGGAACTGTGGATCGGCGGGCCGCTGCTCGCGGACGGCTACCTGAACGACCCGGCGCGCACGGCCGAGCGCTTCAGCGGCCACCCCCGCCGGTACCGCACCGGCGACCTCGTCGTCCGCCACCCGCACGGTGACCTGGAGTTCCTCGGGCGGCTGGACAACCAGGTCAAGGTGCGCGGCCACCGGATCGAACTGGACGAGGTCGACCGGCACCTGCTGGACACCCCGGGCGTGACCGCGGCGGTCAGCGTCACGCTCGACGACGGTGCCGGGGGGCTGCAGCTGGGCGCCGGGCTCTCGCTTGCCGACAACACCCTGTCGGCCGCTCAGATCCGCGAACGGCTGCGCCGGCGGCTGCCCGCCTATCTGGTGCCCGGGCCGATGCTGGTGCTCCCCGCGCTGCCGGTGACCGCCTCCGGCAAGATCGACCGCCGCGCGGTGGCCCGGCTGATCGCCGCCGACCTCGACGCCGCCGGCACCCCGGACGGCGCCGGTCAGCCGGTCGCCGACCAGCTCGTCGATCTGCTCCGCAACCTGCTGCGGGTGCCCACGTTCGGCCTGGACGACGACTTCGTCCTGCACGGCGGTGACTCGCTGATGGCACTGGGGGTCAGCGGCACCATGCGGGCCCGCGGCTGGCCGCTGCGCCCCTCGGCGCTGATGACCGACCGCACCCCGCGCAAGGTGGCCGAACGGCTCGTCTAGTGCGCTCGGACATGGTCC includes:
- a CDS encoding non-ribosomal peptide synthetase, with the translated sequence MRTDPAVRVPELIRARVQATPGAVALRTSHDEVTYEQLWQRAGQLSRQLGDLGVATGDIVALRLPPGPEVITAMLGVWLAGAAFLPMDTAAPAGYHDQLLHDSGAVAVIGTDGPVPLRTGTDAVAAAYVIYTSGSTGRPKGVLVGHRALAGHSIALAQLLGLRPEDTVLQFASLGFDVAQEEIWPTLSAGATVALRPVSSADPAELAGHVQALGVTILQLPTAYWRVLSAQGKGTTDPSYDRVRTVMIGGESATAQDVRMHRAGPLRHCTLVNGYGPTETVITATALVLPPRDAIPDSTGLPIGRPVGERLLHVLDPDGRPVADGTAGELWIGGPLLADGYLNDPARTAERFSGHPRRYRTGDLVVRHPHGDLEFLGRLDNQVKVRGHRIELDEVDRHLLDTPGVTAAVSVTLDDGAGGLQLGAGLSLADNTLSAAQIRERLRRRLPAYLVPGPMLVLPALPVTASGKIDRRAVARLIAADLDAAGTPDGAGQPVADQLVDLLRNLLRVPTFGLDDDFVLHGGDSLMALGVSGTMRARGWPLRPSALMTDRTPRKVAERLV